One window of Magallana gigas chromosome 2, xbMagGiga1.1, whole genome shotgun sequence genomic DNA carries:
- the LOC105335564 gene encoding bromodomain-containing protein 3 isoform X6, translated as MLMTGKTMQAEMTRASGDSVAQSPVMQNSSNEYNFPSDSESLKMNDSDANDAASPASSCPPGEQSKPSDRPKGRKTNQLQYLQKTVLKAVWRHQYAWPFHKPVDIKLLNLPDYYDIIKQPMDLGTIKERLETNFYYSATECIQDFNQMFTNCYIYNNPKEDIVLMAQVLEKLFLQKVAQMPPESNIAIQEKELPAAPKKTPKVKVATPRNLKSAVTTSVQQASSSTPNSLTSTTAFVPSSIEVNAPSPANVTTTASGSEPESKTAIASSTSNIGGMMDHNVVPPAQPTKTVKRGVKRKADTTTPVLVASSPGDPLYEPSPKVEKKIINSVSTPVMPGKIPAVRRESNRKIIKPKRDLPDEQVGEKSQHGGKSKKGKMSEQLKYCNNLMKELFSKKHQAYAWPFYKPVDADVLGLHDYHDIIKKPMDLGTIKKKMESREYKTAAQFAEDVRLIFTNCYRYNPTDSDVVVMARKLQDVFEVKYATMPEETETGNGLDDSDSDDSDLPESESEDEDSEDEREQKIKEITETIKNLQEQLAKLTEEHMQKLKMKKERKESKKVRKKKKDRPSVKSVLGETETPSSMPISSVSSMVPQTVDTSKPAKTPKNKANKKSPSETKKKRTTNKNVTSAKKTKNSNLIGQLPTQPVPMDSDDEDNAKPMTYDEKRQLSLDINKLPGDKLGRVVYIIQSREPSLRDSNPDEIEIDFETLKPSTLRELESYVMSCLKKNKRKPYTRKDSGKSREEAQKEKKQELKKQLEDVKAQLGGSASAKKPNKKEESGTVDVVGGSSRLSGSSSSSSGSDSSSSSDSSSSSDSSDSESGSPEKKTKGKKNQKFKTPEKGHGMKGAPGSPAMSPPMRIHIGGSNTVMVSPQPQLQAPPPLVHNASHYSSQPMMPSAPLTSQPPPLLHSTQTTGTPLPSINNLPTPVIHPNAAAMVSAVRPMTHSLPQQPSRPVAMATAKPVVKSTIPAVNPPVMGNKPAVMAVSPPISNNSPPEQKYYPDARPISPPMGMSLPTNPVMDRSKDLGAPKFFISDDDSSNSPKSSPSKSVPPAPPGATVSATGVGVSFGVGGPSQMGQHNMNDVGRKPELSKSLAQQVKKQDGLRMKNAASWNSLAAGGSSSSVKKTNAMQTFELYRKQAKEKEEREKAIKMQEEQRKMYKENMERERQREEREKLREKEEEEALDMARRSQQEQERRQQIEAEKLAAAKERERKKEQERRKREAMAHKIDMNAQSEMMAAFEETM; from the exons ATGCTGATGACTGGGAAGACTATGCAAGCAGAAATGACAAG AGCCAGTGGTGACTCTGTTGCACAGAGTCCAGTTATGCAGAACTCttcaaatgaatataatttCCCCAGTGACTCGGAGTCTTTAAAAATG AATGACTCTGATGCCAATGATGCTGCTTCTCCTGCATCCTCCTGCCCTCCTGGGGAGCAGTCAAAGCCAAGTGATCGGCCAAAGGGACGCAAAACAAATCAGCTCCAGTACCTACAGAAAACTGTTCTCAAGGCAGTATGGAGGCATCAGTATGCTTGGCCTTTTCACAAGCCTGTGGACATTAAACTTCTCAATTTGCCA gATTATTATGACATAATAAAGCAACCAATGGACCTGGGAACAATAAAGGAAAGATTAGAAACAAATTTTTACTACTCGGCAACTGAATGCATTCAAGACTTTAATCAGATGTTTACAAACTGTTACATTTACAACAATCCAAAAGag gACATAGTGTTAATGGCACAGGTTTTGGAGAAGCTGTTTTTACAAAAAGTGGCCCAAATGCCACCAGAA AGTAATATTGCAATTCAGGAGAAAGAGCTGCCTGCAGCTCCAAAGAAAACCCCTAAAGTCAAAGTTGCCACACCTCGCAACCTCAAGTCTGCCGTAACAACATCAGTCCAACAGGCTTCATCAAGTACTCCAAACTCTTTGACCTCTACAACGGCATTTGTCCCCAGTTCCATAGAAGTCAATGCTCCGTCTCCTGCTAATGTGACCACGACTGCTTCAGGGTCTGAGCCCGAATCCAAAACTGCTATTGCCAGTAGTACATCCAACATTGGAGGCATGATGGATCACAATGTTGTTCCTCCTGCTCAACCCACCAAG ACAGTAAAGCGAGGGGTGAAAAGGAAAGCAGACACAACCACTCCTGTACTTGTGGCCTCATCACCGGGGGATCCGCTGTATGAGCCAAGTCCCAAGgtggagaaaaaaattatcaactcTGTGAGCACACCTGTCATGCCAGGGAAGATCCCTGCTGTAAGGAGGGAGAGCAATAGAAAAATCATCAAGCCCAAGAGGGATCTGCCTGACGAACAGGTAGGTGAAAAG AGCCAGCATGGTGGAAAGAgtaaaaaggggaaaatgtcAGAACAGTTGAAGTACTGTAACAATTTAATGAAGGAGTTGTTTTCCAAAAAACACCAG GCTTATGCCTGGCCCTTTTACAAACCAGTTGATGCTGATGTACTTGGTCTTCATGATTACCATGATATCATCAAGAAGCCTATGGATTTGGGAACAATCAAA AAAAAGATGGAAAGTCGTGAATACAAGACAGCAGCTCAGTTTGCAGAGGATGTGAGATTAATATTTACAAACTGCTATAGATATAACCCTACAGATAGTGATGTAGTTGTAATGGCACGTAAACTTCAGGATGTGTTTGAAGTGAAATATGCCACTATGCCAGAAGAAACAGAAACTGGCAATGGCTTAGACGACAGTGATAGTGATGATTCAGACCTACCGGAGTCCGAGTCAGAGGATGAGGATAGTGAAGACGAGAGGGAAcaaaaaattaaggaaataaCAGAAACG attaaaaatttacaagagCAGCTAGCAAAATTGACAGAAGAGCATATgcaaaagttaaaaatgaagaaagaacGCAAAGAGAGCAAAAAAGTtcggaaaaagaaaaaagatagaCCAAGTGTGAAATCTGTGTTAGGGGAGACAGAGACTCCTTCATCAATGCCTATCTCTAGTGTTTCTTCTATGGTGCCACAAACAGTGGACACTTCTAAACCGGCAAAAACGCCGAAAaacaaagcaaataaaaaatctcCCTcagaaacaaaaaagaaaaggacTACTAACAAAAATGTGACTAgtgcaaagaaaacaaaaaattctaatttaattggACAACTGCCTACACAACCTGTACCCATGGACAGTGATGATGAAGACAATGCTAAACCAATGACTTATGATGAAAAGAGACAATTAAGTTTGGACATTAATAAACTGCCAG GTGACAAGTTGGGTAGAGTTGTGTATATTATTCAGTCAAGAGAGCCGTCCTTACGAGATTCAAATCCGGATGAAATAGAAATAGACTTTGAAACTCTAAAACCCTCAACACTTAGAGAACTTGAAAGCTATGTGATGTCATGCCTGAAGAAGAACAAAAGAAAACCATACA CAAGGAAAGATTCGGGTAAGTCAAGAGAGGAAGCGCAGAAGGAAAAGAAGCAGGAATTAAAGAAACAGTTGGAGGATGTGAAAGCACAGTTAGGGGGAAGTGCAAGTGCTAAGAAACCAAACAAGAAAG AAGAGAGTGGTACGGTGGATGTAGTAGGTGGCTCAAGTCGACTGAGTGGCAGCAGTAGTAGTTCATCAGGAAGTGACAGCAGCAGTTCTAGTGACTCTAGTAGCTCCTCAGACTCCAGTGATTCTGAGTCAG GCTCACCAGAGAAAAAGACCAAAGGAAAGAAAAACCAAAAATTCAAAACTCCTGAAAAGGGACATGGAATGAAG GGAGCTCCAGGGAGTCCTGCCATGTCCCCACCCATGAGAATTCATATTGGAGGTAGCAATACAGTGATGGTGTCACCCCAGCCACAGTTGCAAGCCCCTCCACCTTTGGTTCACAATGCCTCACATTACTCCAGTCAGCCAATGATGCCCTCTGCACCCCTCACCTCACAACCACCCCCACTCCTGCACAGCACACAGACGACGGGGACACCCCTACCCAGTATCAACAATCTACCAACACCCGTCATTCATCCCAACGCAGCAGCTATGG TGTCTGCTGTGAGGCCAATGACTCATTCGCTTCCACAACAACCTAGTCGACCTGTTGCCATGGCAACAGCAAAACCAGTTGTAAAATCTACCA TTCCAGCTGTTAATCCCCCTGTTATGGGCAACAAGCCTGCAGTTATGGCAGTGTCCCCACCAATATCTAATAACTCACCTCCAGAGCAGAAATATTATCCAGACGCCAGACCAATATCACCACCAATGGGAATGTCCTTGCCAACCAATCCCGTCATGGATCGATCAAAAGACCTAGGAGCACCCAAGTTCTTCATCAGTGATGATGATTCAAGCAATAGTCCCAAATCAAGTCCATCAAAATCTGTGCCACCAGCACCCCCAGGGGCTACTGTCT CTGCCACAGGTGTGGGTGTATCGTTTGGCGTTGGAGGACCAAGTCAGATGGGTCAGCATAACATGAATGATGTGGGCAGAAAACCAGAACTTAGCAAAAGCTTGGCTCAGCAAGTAAAGAAG caggACGGTTTAAGGATGAAAAATGCTGCCTCATGGAATAGTCTTGCTGCTGGAGGATCATCTAGCTCTGTAAAGAAGACCAATGCTATGCAGACATTTGAGCTTTACCGAAAGCAGgcaaaagaaaaagaggaaagG GAAAAAGCAATTAAAATGCAAGAAGAACAAAGAAagatgtacaaagaaaatatggaaagagaaagacagagagagGAGAGGGAGAAATTGAG AGAAAAAGAAGAGGAGGAAGCTTTAGACATGGCTAGAAGATCTCAACAAGAACAAGAAAGAAGACAGCAGATAGAAGCCGAGAAATTAGCTGCTGCAAAGGAGAGAGAAAGGAAAAAGGAGCAGGAACGCCGAAAACGGGAAGCG ATGGCACACAAAATTGATATGAATGCTCAAAGTGAAATGATGGCTGCCTTTGAGGAGACAATGTGA
- the LOC105335564 gene encoding bromodomain-containing protein 3 isoform X4, with the protein MLMTGKTMQAEMTRASGDSVAQSPVMQNSSNEYNFPSDSESLKMNDSDANDAASPASSCPPGEQSKPSDRPKGRKTNQLQYLQKTVLKAVWRHQYAWPFHKPVDIKLLNLPDYYDIIKQPMDLGTIKERLETNFYYSATECIQDFNQMFTNCYIYNNPKEDIVLMAQVLEKLFLQKVAQMPPESNIAIQEKELPAAPKKTPKVKVATPRNLKSAVTTSVQQASSSTPNSLTSTTAFVPSSIEVNAPSPANVTTTASGSEPESKTAIASSTSNIGGMMDHNVVPPAQPTKTVKRGVKRKADTTTPVLVASSPGDPLYEPSPKVEKKIINSVSTPVMPGKIPAVRRESNRKIIKPKRDLPDEQVGEKSQHGGKSKKGKMSEQLKYCNNLMKELFSKKHQAYAWPFYKPVDADVLGLHDYHDIIKKPMDLGTIKKKMESREYKTAAQFAEDVRLIFTNCYRYNPTDSDVVVMARKLQDVFEVKYATMPEETETGNGLDDSDSDDSDLPESESEDEDSEDEREQKIKEITETIKNLQEQLAKLTEEHMQKLKMKKERKESKKVRKKKKDRPSVKSVLGETETPSSMPISSVSSMVPQTVDTSKPAKTPKNKANKKSPSETKKKRTTNKNVTSAKKTKNSNLIGQLPTQPVPMDSDDEDNAKPMTYDEKRQLSLDINKLPGDKLGRVVYIIQSREPSLRDSNPDEIEIDFETLKPSTLRELESYVMSCLKKNKRKPYTRKDSGKSREEAQKEKKQELKKQLEDVKAQLGGSASAKKPNKKEESGTVDVVGGSSRLSGSSSSSSGSDSSSSSDSSSSSDSSDSESGSPEKKTKGKKNQKFKTPEKGHGMKGAPGSPAMSPPMRIHIGGSNTVMVSPQPQLQAPPPLVHNASHYSSQPMMPSAPLTSQPPPLLHSTQTTGTPLPSINNLPTPVIHPNAAAMEVSAVRPMTHSLPQQPSRPVAMATAKPVVKSTIPAVNPPVMGNKPAVMAVSPPISNNSPPEQKYYPDARPISPPMGMSLPTNPVMDRSKDLGAPKFFISDDDSSNSPKSSPSKSVPPAPPGATVSATGVGVSFGVGGPSQMGQHNMNDVGRKPELSKSLAQQVKKQDGLRMKNAASWNSLAAGGSSSSVKKTNAMQTFELYRKQAKEKEEREKAIKMQEEQRKMYKENMERERQREEREKLREKEEEEALDMARRSQQEQERRQQIEAEKLAAAKERERKKEQERRKREAMAHKIDMNAQSEMMAAFEETM; encoded by the exons ATGCTGATGACTGGGAAGACTATGCAAGCAGAAATGACAAG AGCCAGTGGTGACTCTGTTGCACAGAGTCCAGTTATGCAGAACTCttcaaatgaatataatttCCCCAGTGACTCGGAGTCTTTAAAAATG AATGACTCTGATGCCAATGATGCTGCTTCTCCTGCATCCTCCTGCCCTCCTGGGGAGCAGTCAAAGCCAAGTGATCGGCCAAAGGGACGCAAAACAAATCAGCTCCAGTACCTACAGAAAACTGTTCTCAAGGCAGTATGGAGGCATCAGTATGCTTGGCCTTTTCACAAGCCTGTGGACATTAAACTTCTCAATTTGCCA gATTATTATGACATAATAAAGCAACCAATGGACCTGGGAACAATAAAGGAAAGATTAGAAACAAATTTTTACTACTCGGCAACTGAATGCATTCAAGACTTTAATCAGATGTTTACAAACTGTTACATTTACAACAATCCAAAAGag gACATAGTGTTAATGGCACAGGTTTTGGAGAAGCTGTTTTTACAAAAAGTGGCCCAAATGCCACCAGAA AGTAATATTGCAATTCAGGAGAAAGAGCTGCCTGCAGCTCCAAAGAAAACCCCTAAAGTCAAAGTTGCCACACCTCGCAACCTCAAGTCTGCCGTAACAACATCAGTCCAACAGGCTTCATCAAGTACTCCAAACTCTTTGACCTCTACAACGGCATTTGTCCCCAGTTCCATAGAAGTCAATGCTCCGTCTCCTGCTAATGTGACCACGACTGCTTCAGGGTCTGAGCCCGAATCCAAAACTGCTATTGCCAGTAGTACATCCAACATTGGAGGCATGATGGATCACAATGTTGTTCCTCCTGCTCAACCCACCAAG ACAGTAAAGCGAGGGGTGAAAAGGAAAGCAGACACAACCACTCCTGTACTTGTGGCCTCATCACCGGGGGATCCGCTGTATGAGCCAAGTCCCAAGgtggagaaaaaaattatcaactcTGTGAGCACACCTGTCATGCCAGGGAAGATCCCTGCTGTAAGGAGGGAGAGCAATAGAAAAATCATCAAGCCCAAGAGGGATCTGCCTGACGAACAGGTAGGTGAAAAG AGCCAGCATGGTGGAAAGAgtaaaaaggggaaaatgtcAGAACAGTTGAAGTACTGTAACAATTTAATGAAGGAGTTGTTTTCCAAAAAACACCAG GCTTATGCCTGGCCCTTTTACAAACCAGTTGATGCTGATGTACTTGGTCTTCATGATTACCATGATATCATCAAGAAGCCTATGGATTTGGGAACAATCAAA AAAAAGATGGAAAGTCGTGAATACAAGACAGCAGCTCAGTTTGCAGAGGATGTGAGATTAATATTTACAAACTGCTATAGATATAACCCTACAGATAGTGATGTAGTTGTAATGGCACGTAAACTTCAGGATGTGTTTGAAGTGAAATATGCCACTATGCCAGAAGAAACAGAAACTGGCAATGGCTTAGACGACAGTGATAGTGATGATTCAGACCTACCGGAGTCCGAGTCAGAGGATGAGGATAGTGAAGACGAGAGGGAAcaaaaaattaaggaaataaCAGAAACG attaaaaatttacaagagCAGCTAGCAAAATTGACAGAAGAGCATATgcaaaagttaaaaatgaagaaagaacGCAAAGAGAGCAAAAAAGTtcggaaaaagaaaaaagatagaCCAAGTGTGAAATCTGTGTTAGGGGAGACAGAGACTCCTTCATCAATGCCTATCTCTAGTGTTTCTTCTATGGTGCCACAAACAGTGGACACTTCTAAACCGGCAAAAACGCCGAAAaacaaagcaaataaaaaatctcCCTcagaaacaaaaaagaaaaggacTACTAACAAAAATGTGACTAgtgcaaagaaaacaaaaaattctaatttaattggACAACTGCCTACACAACCTGTACCCATGGACAGTGATGATGAAGACAATGCTAAACCAATGACTTATGATGAAAAGAGACAATTAAGTTTGGACATTAATAAACTGCCAG GTGACAAGTTGGGTAGAGTTGTGTATATTATTCAGTCAAGAGAGCCGTCCTTACGAGATTCAAATCCGGATGAAATAGAAATAGACTTTGAAACTCTAAAACCCTCAACACTTAGAGAACTTGAAAGCTATGTGATGTCATGCCTGAAGAAGAACAAAAGAAAACCATACA CAAGGAAAGATTCGGGTAAGTCAAGAGAGGAAGCGCAGAAGGAAAAGAAGCAGGAATTAAAGAAACAGTTGGAGGATGTGAAAGCACAGTTAGGGGGAAGTGCAAGTGCTAAGAAACCAAACAAGAAAG AAGAGAGTGGTACGGTGGATGTAGTAGGTGGCTCAAGTCGACTGAGTGGCAGCAGTAGTAGTTCATCAGGAAGTGACAGCAGCAGTTCTAGTGACTCTAGTAGCTCCTCAGACTCCAGTGATTCTGAGTCAG GCTCACCAGAGAAAAAGACCAAAGGAAAGAAAAACCAAAAATTCAAAACTCCTGAAAAGGGACATGGAATGAAG GGAGCTCCAGGGAGTCCTGCCATGTCCCCACCCATGAGAATTCATATTGGAGGTAGCAATACAGTGATGGTGTCACCCCAGCCACAGTTGCAAGCCCCTCCACCTTTGGTTCACAATGCCTCACATTACTCCAGTCAGCCAATGATGCCCTCTGCACCCCTCACCTCACAACCACCCCCACTCCTGCACAGCACACAGACGACGGGGACACCCCTACCCAGTATCAACAATCTACCAACACCCGTCATTCATCCCAACGCAGCAGCTATGG AAGTGTCTGCTGTGAGGCCAATGACTCATTCGCTTCCACAACAACCTAGTCGACCTGTTGCCATGGCAACAGCAAAACCAGTTGTAAAATCTACCA TTCCAGCTGTTAATCCCCCTGTTATGGGCAACAAGCCTGCAGTTATGGCAGTGTCCCCACCAATATCTAATAACTCACCTCCAGAGCAGAAATATTATCCAGACGCCAGACCAATATCACCACCAATGGGAATGTCCTTGCCAACCAATCCCGTCATGGATCGATCAAAAGACCTAGGAGCACCCAAGTTCTTCATCAGTGATGATGATTCAAGCAATAGTCCCAAATCAAGTCCATCAAAATCTGTGCCACCAGCACCCCCAGGGGCTACTGTCT CTGCCACAGGTGTGGGTGTATCGTTTGGCGTTGGAGGACCAAGTCAGATGGGTCAGCATAACATGAATGATGTGGGCAGAAAACCAGAACTTAGCAAAAGCTTGGCTCAGCAAGTAAAGAAG caggACGGTTTAAGGATGAAAAATGCTGCCTCATGGAATAGTCTTGCTGCTGGAGGATCATCTAGCTCTGTAAAGAAGACCAATGCTATGCAGACATTTGAGCTTTACCGAAAGCAGgcaaaagaaaaagaggaaagG GAAAAAGCAATTAAAATGCAAGAAGAACAAAGAAagatgtacaaagaaaatatggaaagagaaagacagagagagGAGAGGGAGAAATTGAG AGAAAAAGAAGAGGAGGAAGCTTTAGACATGGCTAGAAGATCTCAACAAGAACAAGAAAGAAGACAGCAGATAGAAGCCGAGAAATTAGCTGCTGCAAAGGAGAGAGAAAGGAAAAAGGAGCAGGAACGCCGAAAACGGGAAGCG ATGGCACACAAAATTGATATGAATGCTCAAAGTGAAATGATGGCTGCCTTTGAGGAGACAATGTGA